The following coding sequences are from one Lolium rigidum isolate FL_2022 chromosome 6, APGP_CSIRO_Lrig_0.1, whole genome shotgun sequence window:
- the LOC124667128 gene encoding sedoheptulose-1,7-bisphosphatase, chloroplastic, with protein METVAAAGYARGAATRSPACCAAMSFSQSYRPKAARPATSFYGESLRANTARTSLPGRQSKAASRAALTTRCAIGDSLEEFLTKATPDKNLIRLLICMGEAMRTIAFKVRTASCGGTACVNSFGDEQLAVDMLADKLLFEALEYSHVCKYACSEEVPELQDMGGPVEGGFSVAFDPLDGSSIVDTNFTVGTIFGVWPGDKLTGVTGGDQVAAAMGIYGPRTTFVVALKDCPGTHEFLLLDEGKWQHVKDTTTISEGKMFSPGNLRATFDNPDYDKLVNYYVKEKYTLRYTGGMVPDVNQIIVKEKGIFTNVTSPTAKAKLRLLFEVAPLGFLIEKAGGHSSDGKQSVLDKVITQLDERTQVAYGSKNEIIRFEETLYGSSRLASAAVGATV; from the exons ATGGAGACCGTCGCGGCCGCCGGTTACGCCCGCGGGGCCGCCACGCGCTCCCCAGCGTGCTGCGCCGCCATGTCCTTCTCGCAGTCCTACAGGCCCAAG GCTGCCAGGCCGGCGACCTCGTTCTACGGCGAGTCGCTGCGTGCGAACACGGCGAGGACGTCGCTCCCGGGGAGGCAATCCAAGGCGGCGAGCCGCGCGGCGCTCACCACCCGGTGCGCGATCGGGGACAGCCTG GAGGAGTTCCTGACCAAGGCGACGCCGGACAAGAACCTCATCAGGCTGCTCATCTGCATGGGCGAGGCGATGAGGACGATCGCCTTCAAGGTCAGGACCGCGTCCTGCGGCGGCACGGCGTGCGTCAACTCCTTCGGCGACGAGCAGCTCGCCGTTGACATGCTTGCCGACAAGCTCCTCTTCGAG GCGTTGGAGTACTCCCATGTCTGCAAGTATGCGTGCTCCGAGGAAGTGCCTGAGCTCCAGGACATGGGTGGCCCAGTCGAAG GCGGATTCAGTGTCGCGTTCGATCCCCTCGACGGTTCCAGCATCGTGGACACCAACTTCACCGTGGGAACCATCTTCGGTGTCTGGCCGGGCGACAAGCTGACGGGCGTCACCGGTGGCGACCAAGTTGCTGCTGCCATGGGAATCTACGGCCCTCGCACCACTTTCGTTGTTGCCCTCAAGGACTGTCCTGGAACACATGAATTCCTCCTCCTTGACGAAG GCAAATGGCAGCATGTTAAGGACACCACGACCATCAGTGAAGGGAAAATGTTCTCCCCTGGTAACTTGAGGGCCACATTCGATAACCCTGACTACGACAAG CTTGTCAACTACTATGTCAAGGAGAAGTACACGCTGCGTTACACTGGAGGAATGGTTCCTGATGTCAACCAG ATCATCGTGAAGGAGAAGGGCATCTTCACCAACGTGACGTCGCCCACGGCCAAGGCGAAGCTGCGGCTGCTGTTCGAGGTGGCGCCGCTGGGGTTCCTGATCGAGAAGGCCGGCGGGCACAGCAGCGACGGCAAGCAGTCGGTGCTGGACAAGGTGATCACCCAGCTCGACGAGCGGACCCAGGTGGCCTACGGGTCCAAGAACGAGATCATCCGGTTCGAGGAGACGCTCTACGGCTCCTCCAGACTCGCCAGCGCCGCCGTCGGCGCCACCGTCTAA